In the Telopea speciosissima isolate NSW1024214 ecotype Mountain lineage chromosome 6, Tspe_v1, whole genome shotgun sequence genome, AGTTTGAGAAAACAAAACAATGGTTGcacaaaaataatgataaataatatGAGAACTTGAACTTTAATTACCTTGAAAGTTTCTTCATAAACAGGCAAATACCGCAGTTCATTGCCCGACTCGCCTCATGCTTCGATCAGTATGAGAGCCTTGTTCCGATTGTTTACCACAGTCTGAGGATCATCAATAAGCTTCACCATCTCATCCAGGACTCGCTCCGCCGCAACCTCCGAGAATGCCTTCTCACAGTTCTTCACACAGGTCTCCAGCAAGACCAAAGCAAGATACTGGACCCTGGGGTTCTTCACCATGATCCGCTTCTTTATCCCACGAATCAATTCAACACTGTTTATCTTGTCATGATTAATCATGTCACAGATATCAAGGTTGGTGGCCCAATCGGGCTCGTCCAACATCTCAGCTGTTGCTTCCTCAACAAGCTTCTTAGCCTGGTTTGGTCCCTGGAAGAGCTCCTTCATCTTGAAGCCCATAGAGCTCATACCAGCTGTCATCTTTCTCCCCACCTCTGCTCCTCCGATCTTCAGGCGTTCCCCGAACGCACTGACTTTCTCCATCAAATCGTCACtcatcttcaaaaacccttttcAAACCCTACTGACTTCTGCAACCCGAATCCTCACCTGAGAAACCTCACACTTGAGGTTTCAGTCGATCGAAACCCCAAAATTCAACAAATCAGAGTGACGTAATTCTTGATCAGTACCCAAAACACCTGGAAATTAATCCATACCCATTACTTCAACATCacgaaaaccccaaaaatttcAACTGAACGAAAATATACATTTAACAGATGATCGAAACATAATAACTTCCCAGTAAGCAAAATCAGAACCAGATAATCAAAAAATAGAGGAAATTTTTCCGTGTAAttagaaattttttcaaattaaaaggATAAATGGAAAGAGATATTTTCCATAGATACCTGGAATGGAAGGTAAGCTGTATGCCGAGACGACGACTCGGTTTCTGTTGTCCGATTCGTTCTTCTTTTGCTCAAATATGCACGTTACTTGTGTcgcatttttttaatttttagggaaaatttgaCGGAcacccctaaaagtatccaatatctcataaaCTTACCAAACTTGATCAAAACAGCAAACTTCCCCCTGACGTTCCCAAGATAAAATGTCGAGTTTACCTTCTTAGTATCACCTAAAGTAGAAAAtatcgattttaccctcttagtaatttttaggaaaaaattACTAGGGAAAGACCAGATTCTTTCCATTGGAGCGCGAAGAACAGAACCACCATGGGTGAGGTCATCTCCTGCGATTTCTTCTCCAGCGATTTCTTCTCCAACAACGATGACATGCAGTAACTAATCATCATCCATctacaaaaagggaaaacaagAAATTGTAAGTGAACaattgacctagggttccattaaACTGTTCAATCAAAGTTTTTGTGTTCTGAATTATTGTATGTCCATTTGAATTGCATAATAATCTAATCATTTTGATAGTTAGTGTTAAATATTGATTCTCTTTTTCAAGTTTTAACGTTTGTCGTCATTGTTTCCACATACCAACTTCATCTTTTCATGATATTTGATAAATGTGAACATAGTTTCAAAATCTGATCATGTTGTGTTGTAAGGAGAAGGAAACATCAGGGAAGCTTCTCAAATCTTGAATTTTTGTCCCATGGCAATCTGTCAGTAGGACAAGTACTTCAGGCCTTTAATTGATAAAATTTGACATTCATGGATAGAAGTTAATAGATTTAAGCAAACATCTCAAAAAGTAAGAACAAGTTTCGTCCTTTTATCACAGGGCAAGAACAGAGGGTAGGTGGAAATTTCGATTTATAAAAAGGGTCACAGGCAGCGAAGGTCTACCAAAAGcagaaagcaaagaaagaaacttaTAGAAAAAGATTATAGAGAAGAGGGATAATAGTGAGTTTAGAGATGGAAATTGAGGAGATAAGTAGTGGTTCATCACttcccctcatttcattgaaTCATATATCCCTGTTGTGCAGATCTGTGTCAACTTCTGCTGCATTTTACGAAGAGGTCTTGGGTTTTGTTGTCTTCAAACGACCCTCTTCATTCAGTTTTAATGGAGCTTGGTTAATTTAACTTCAAAATTCTCtctgattccaatccaaatatATAGTAATCTTTTCTTGATTTTTATCTAAGGCTGTTCAATTATGGAGTTGGGATACACTTGCTTGAGAATAATTTTTCTAACGAGTATGATATATTGTTTCTCTCAAGACCCATTAATCCATAGGACAACCACATTTCATTCTAGGTAAGGATTAATTAGTTAGATCTGATGAAATAATTAACCTTGttttaaatatgaaaagaaCTAATCTTTACTTGCTAGCTGGTTAATTTGTGCACCTACATTGGCTTTGTTAAGAGGAGATTGCAAGAGATGGGGATTAAGTACACGACAGCAGTTTTGGTGGCTAAAGGCATGGTTCACCTCATCTGGATGTAGTAGGAATTTAGTTCACAGTATCAATATTTATTAGCTGGCTCTTGTATGGTGAGGGATCATTTTTGTTTACCTAAAAAGTATAAAGATGAATCCTTCTAGGTCATGGTGAAGGTCATGAGAAACTTGTGAAGTGAGATGAGAGGAGAACCTCAAACACAGAGTGAAAAAAGCTTACTATGACTGTGGTCACACTTGTTCTTTTGTAGTGAAATAAATTATTCAAAGGTTCACACAAATATGAACTTATGACTGTCCAACTTTATTGCTGTCCAACTTTATTGTTGTCCAACTTTAAAGAATACTATTGCTGTCCAACTTTAAAGACCCCATTACTCAGATAAATTGATATCATTTGTATTGATATTTCCAATTCTAttgatgtttattttgtttattttgtagATAAACAATGTCAAATATAAGTGTGAATAACAACAATGAGGGTTATTTGATGTATGTGAATATGAGGTGTTTTTGTAGAAGTAGAGCAACAGTAAGAATTTCACAGTCTTCAGAGAACCCGAGCAGGCTACACCAATGCTGCACAGAGTATCCTAGAGGAGGTGGctgtaatttcttctctttgtgtGAACCCATACAAGGACCAAGAGCAATGACTATGTCCAATGACAACCCACAAATAGATGTAGTTGAAAAAATTCCAGACTTACAAAGTATCTAAGAAGAATCCACAAGATAAAGAATGCACTGAAGCAGatggagaagttggaagaaaaaCTACTATGTAGGTTTAATATTCTAATATTCTTGGTTGTTGTAATAGTTGTATTGCTTTTGAAATGGTAATTataattttcaaagttttaatgATACTCTTTTGGGACAAACAGTGCAcctttatgtattgatatggaTTTTGTGTCTGCCTTTGGGTAGAATATGGATTAGCTTTAGATCTGACGATATGAAATGGTATTTGCCAATGCTGCTCCTATGTTACCCAGGCTAGAAGAATAGGTTTTGTGTATGGCCAGATAAAAGTAACTAGAATGCTAACAAGTAATAGCACAAACATGGCCCCTTGATAgagaagcattcattcaaaGAGGCAGACCATAACCAAAAGTCAGTTTAGGGGAGGAACTAAGGGTAATGCATCTGAGTAAATATACAAGGGAAGGGACCCAATGTACTTGAGTAGGTGGGGCCAACCACCTTCATCATAGTGATTTAAAGATTGGGAGTCCTTGCTCGAGTGCTTGGTTAGTGGTTAACTACCATTGTTGtaagaattaaaaaatatgaaatttgtACATGAGAAAACAATCAGACGGCAACGTGAAAGTAAGTAATGAAACTGTGTCAGAGTAATAAAAAGAGATAATTAGGGTATTGGTGTCGAAGTGGTTTTATAGTAGTTGGACATGTTTGGTAACACTTTTGATTCCAGCCCTTTacccaaaagagaaaaaaacacttTTGATTCCAAATTCACTAGAAATAACTAAAGAATCACATAGGAAGTGCTTCCTTGTATAATTAATCCTTCTAATTCAGAATACTCAACCCAAGGGTAGTCATTTTAGATCTACCCTGAAATTAGACTATTCATTTTCTTCACTTTTGAAAACAAATATTCCCTCAAAGAAGTTAGGGAATTTAGTGAGATTAAAATTGGAGGGTGTGTGGGACTGGAATTGAAACCTAAAAGAGATATAAAAATATCTTAGCTCCATAAATTTGTAATTAGAGAGGACCACATTTCACATCACTTAGCACATGGTGTCATGTGATATCAAGTCCTTCAAAGCAACTGATATTTTGACTAATAAAGTAGTTGAAGAGGTATACATAGTAGTATCCTCACACGCTTTTCACTGTCTGGTCTATGAaatcagagaaagaaagattgatagagtaagaaaaaaaagagaagagaaagttaAAGTTAAAAAAGGAATCTCATGGACCCACTATCTTGGTATATTTATAAGCCTTAAATCAATAAAAGTGTCAGCAAGGAATCTTAGACCAAGAAGCACTTTTACTTTTTAAAGTTCTCCTTGGAACCTGAAACAGGGAGCCTATCATATAGATAACCTTATCCATGTGATTCAGATCACACGCACAGAACCATTTACACCCAATTGTTCCTTCTAGGTTTCTCtacttccttcttctttactcTATTCTCCTTCTCTGTTGTATCTCTCAATCCTACTATTGTATAGAATGATGAAGATCCAGGCCTTGTGATGAACTTCTACAAGGAGAAACATGTCCTTAAGAAGAAGCCATATTCGGCTTAGCTCCATGGGTGAGAAATATTATACATGACTTTGCTGTTCAGGTGAAACTTGATctgtcttttctcttctttaattaTCTTCAACTGTCACTAACCTGCAATTATCATAGTGATACAACCACACATGCAAAAATCTTGCAAAACTATACATTAATCAACAAAAGATGGAAAAGATGTTTACTTACAAACCAGTTCAAACAAGATTGTTCTCCCCCATTGTTTGCTAAATGCAAGAGTGTGCATCTACTGGATCTATTTATAATCAATAACTTCTTTCCCTAAAAGTGTAGATCTGAACCTATTCCCATCAACACAAAAAAAGTTGGttcccaaaaaagtatgaatAATCACcatgtttaacaaaaaaaaccacCATATTTaacagaaaaaaccaaaaagaaaccACCATGTTTAACAAAAAGTATAGATCTGAGCCTTTCCTTCTTAACTTATTTGCAACCACCATGTTTAacaaaaaacaaccaaaaagaaatttcatctcGTCCTCTCCTTGGGCTGTATCATGTAGCACCAGCTGAACCTTCCCCTTTTCTTCTAGCTgccctttttctttcattcctgGCTGCCATTTTTGCTCTTTTCTTGGCTTGATTAGTCATAGGAGTTGTAACAGAGGCTTGAGACTTGGTCACTCTTTGAGAGGCATTTATAGTGGTACTCCTTTGGCTTATCTACAAAAAGGTTTTACCAAGTAAGTGATCAAATCCATAGCCAGatttatttgaatgaaaattacaaaaacattAGGATTTGTTGATCAATGATTACCTGACTAGCTGTTGGTCCCTGTTGGCAAATCCTACTATTATGGCCCACTTCTTTGCAATGACCACATCTAATAGACTGATTTTTCCTCCTAAACTTTGTACGGTCAGGCTCACCTGATTCCTGTCTCCTGTTTCTTCGAGGTCTACCTGGTTGCCTCTTCAATTTAGGAGGTTGGAGAATACCATTTAGCATAGATGTAGTAATTGTGAACTGTTTCAGATCTGGCATAGGTGAAATTATCTCCATGTATGCAAGCTAGAGTTTATCTACACTGTAATAGAAGTCACAGAAATCTTCTGGTTCTCTCCTCTACTCTCGAATGCATGTTATTTCATGCTTACAAGGGATTCCTGAAATCCTCCAAACTCCACAATCACAATGTTGAGTGCTCAAATTGACTGTAAATCTTGTACTTCCATCGATGACTTCATACTGATTTTCTCCAGCAAATTGGGCGTGACAAAACCTTGCATTACTCACAATCAAtttcagcttcttcttcatAGATGGTGTTACCTTCCCTTCAACAGAGCAAGTAAAGATATATTTTTCCCGTAGTCTAATCATCAATTTTCCCCTAATATCATCGATTAGGCTTAGAATAGTCTTGTTTCTCATTGGCCCTATCCAACTGTTGAAAGACTCTATCATGTTATTAGTAACATGATCACATTTTGTCCTAGTGTCAAAAGCATGTATGGACCATGTACTAGGGGGATTCCTAAGCAACCAATCATGTGCTTCCACATTAGTGTATTTCATCTTTTTAATTGCTCTCTCATAAACCCATACAGAGCTTGCTTGTGCCGCTTTCCAAAATAGTGACTTCAATAACAATCTAGGAAAGGAGGCTTTGAAATTACTATAGAGATGCCTACCGCAAGTTCTGTGGTGAGCACCTGAAAATATACTGCTGATAGCATGTATAAGACCCTACAAAAGATAAAGATATAAAACAATTTAGAGTATGTAATATTCAGTCGAATATGTAATGTAagattaaatataaaaaagaaaggtagTCTTCGAAAAACATATCTTCTGCTTGTCTGTCATAAATGTTAGGTTCATGAAATACATAGAACCCTGCAGTACATCAGCTAGACTGTGTAGAAAAAACTCCTAAGTTGTTGTGTTCTCTACTTCAACAATAGCAAATGCAAGGGGAAACAAGCAATTGTTCCCATCAACAGAGACAGCAGATAACATAATTCTACCATATCTTCCCTTTAGATGACATCCATCTAAACCTATAAAAGGTCCACATCCACTCACAAACCCCTTCTTACAAGCatccaaacaaataaataatctCTGAAAAGTTGGGTCTTCATTGAAGTCATGCCTTACTTCTGGATGCAACAAAACTACTGAACCAGAATTTTTGTTTAACAACATCTCACAATATGCTGGCAATTTATAGTATGCAGCTATATGGTTACCCCAATGCTCTCCCTTGGCAATCTGTTTTGCTCTATTACACTGTAGCTTATGTACTACAATTCCAAATTGTCCTTGTATGGATGTCATCATACTCTTAATTGTCATGTTAGGCTCTTCTCTAAGCTTGGTTGAAAGTACTTTTGCTATCCAACCAGATGTTACATTGGAATTAGAAGATACGGATGCACATGTATTGGTCCTATTGACTTGATCATGAAGGTTACTCCATCACTAGTAAGTGATGCCTGTACCTCCATGAGCACCCATCAGAAGCACATATTGCTATGACCCTCTTCCTCTCATTCTTCAATCTCAAAATATTAAAGCCATCTTTTATTGCAAATTTTTGAAGGGCAGATCTGAATTGTTTGATCTTTTTAAATACTGATTGTAAATTAAAATCTTTACTTTCATCAATAATACCTGTGTTATCATCTGCCATGTCCCACTCATCTAAGTTGTCACCCAACTCTTCATCTACATTCAGACCTTCAATCCCTTCATTCCCTTCACCAGTAAATGCCTCATTATTCTCATTTGATGTATCATCACCTGAATTGTCAATTTCTAACTCTTCACTATATTCAGAATCcatatcctcatcatcataTCCAAAATCAGATTCTCCTTCAACAATGATAGTAGCTGGCATAAACAAGTTTGATATAATCCTCTCATCAATATCACTAGCACAAACCGTACTACCAGAATTACCACTACCCTTTCTAATAGGGCGTTTCCCAGCCCTACTAGATCCAGCTGTACCCCTTGGATCTCTTGTGCTTGGAACCACTTCACCTGGAAAACCATTGACCTTATACATTTCTGTGGGGTTTGGGCCAACTTTCATATCATATACAAAGAATTTGACCACATCCACATCCTTACACAATCTAAACATTGTCAAGATATTCTGGTCAGAGGCAATGTCCATATCTTCTGAGGGGTCAGGTAATATACATTCAATAGAGAAATTGACATCATACCCAACCGGTGCATCATCCCTGACAACCGTGTTGTATATATCTGAAATCATATCTAGGCCATGTACCCATACTTATCTGGGTTTACTAACTTTTCACTTGGTATCCCTTCATAATAATATATCAACCTTGTCCACTCTACTGTACTCATTTCTTATACTCTGAAACAGTACAtagaaaggaaacaaagaaaataggaaaaatataaaaaaaaaaaagttaacagCTCTAATCACAACATGAATGAATCATATTCTTCAAGATATTAACAACTTTAATCACATTTATTCTACTTCAGATAATTAATATGAAAACTTTATGTGATACCAACAAAAAGTGCAAAGTCTATGTATGAAATTTAATGGAATGCTTATAATTCAAACTATGACTATCATGTGAAGTCTGATATAATCCTCTCAGCAATATCACTTTAATTGGTAGTTGACACTATTAGAGATGTCATGGTCAGCAACAACACTTTTCTGGGCTACTTGCACATTTTGTAATGGTACTAAATACTTTCCCTATATTCCTTAACAAATTGACAAGCAGTTATTTGAGGGGTTTGGTAATAGGTCATGGGcgattacaaaaagaaaaaagaaaagcaaatagGTGGAACTTTATTTTCATAGTTATGCTAGTGACAGACAATATAGACATGATAAATCTTCTGATGATTTAATGTAGTTTCATTTATCCAGGTTTGTGACAATGACTTAATTGGCTGGTTTCAATAAAACTGGAACCAAATAGGTTTTCTAATTTTCCCAGAAGTAGTTGATTTGGTCTGGTTGTTAGAATCATGCTTCAGATGCCAAGTTGCACATCAACAGCTACCATTTTCTGGAAACAAAGATGCTAAATCTCAGGGTTCAATTAAGACAGGTTGTTGATGTTCAATCATTCTTTTCTTGGTAGTCTAACTATCAACATGACCTGTATTGTTGTTAGACAGGAGAACACCTTATGTCATAAGGGTTCAAACCCACCACCACCCCTAATCCACCCCCCATTGGTttttaattgaagaaaaaaatgtctTGGGCTTATTACTTCCTCCATTTCTCCGAATTCTCCACCTAAAGTAGGCCTTTTCCCCAATCTAAAAGTTAATCACAACAAGAAAGTAACTTCCTTTGAGAAGCCCTTAAAGCCCATGTTCTTCCCCTCCCACAGTAATCATGTTGTCAAATTCTTTTTAACctttaatacattttattatttgtGATTATTATCTTCTTACTCATGATGCATGTTTTAGCTTAAGAATGGGCAAGAGAAAAGGGTTCAACGATGTGAGGGGCAGTGGAGCATAAAGAGACTGGTAATTTTTTGCTTATTGTTAGGAGTACGGGTCTTTCATTAGAAACTCCTGCGTAGTTTGTGAGTTTTCTACttattattttggattttattctcattatatttgtttctttaatctcttaattttgatttttacatttttttggtttatattTGAAGCCCTTGTTCTATCTGCGACACCCCTGTTCTAACCTCCTTATGCTGCAACTTTCAAGGGGCTATATCTCTACATCTAGCCCTTGATTTCATGAGATATTCTGGAGTTCCTACCTAGTGATTAGTCCCTTGCATCGATCAAAACTTGGGCTTGATAAGTTCTGTAGATTAGGAGATCCTAATAGTTAAATGACCTCTCATGGATGGACAAGAAACAACACAAATGAGTAAATTCTGTTAAAAAATGACTTCAATTTCCTTCACATTCATTCCTTCTTAACCAGTTCCCTCTCCAAATAGTCATCAAGCATTTTTGTAGGAGGGATTATGGGCTTCACATATACTCCAATGGATAGGAGTCCAATCGAACTTGAGCTTCCATGGATCataatggaacaaccttaccacATGAATCAAAATTACCTCAACCTAATGTTAAAAGAAGGTAAAAAATTGCCTCAATGGATAATAAGAAGGTGAAGCAATTAGGTTACAGATGTCACCAACAATCAAGCTCAAATGCTTGAGGTAACACCGgattttcaaaaccctagataTTACAATCTTTTCAAGAAGATTAAAACAATAGAAAAgattgaagggggggggggggaaacataCTTGTGTTggtgtttttccttctttgtcttcCGAGCATGGAGATGGGTTCAGCAATGGCGTCGAAGCTCAATGTACTACACAATTCTAcagtcttcttccttcagcccAGCGATGGTAAAACGAtgatgtgttttgttttttgggtaaaagaggGCTTTACCCTTAAGGGGTATTATGGTATATTTATCCCTTCTAAGGGTAATTTGGCCATTATGATAAaactaacagcaacttaaccCCAAAAGCCTAATAGAGTGGACTAAGTTTAACTatcttcataaaataagggcAGTCTGTGctattttgacctagtttggtaagtttatgagatattggatacttttagggggtgtctgtgaaattttccctaatttttatgTTGGATTTGGGTGGTAGAAaagatacatatatatatatatatatatatatatatatatatatatatatatatatatatatatatatatatatatatatgttggttCCTAGCTTTCTGAAAGCATTCAATTGGTTGGGGCCCATCGTATCCAAAGATAGCGTAGGTAAGGGAACATGCTTTTAGTAGGATGCTCCAATAAGAAATACATGTGGCGACAAGGGAAGTGGTTCATGGAGTTATGGAAAGGATGATGGGTTATGGTAAGTGTCAAGCAGGAGTCCTTAGTGCGATCCATCTATAAAAGCCAAAGAGCTTTCACGGCAAAGGACATAACAATGCAACAACTCTACACTTTTACTATTTTAagcttttttgtcttttgttctatctctttattttattacattttgaGAGATGTACTCTTCAATGAATGGGTCATCCGTGGTAAGGAGATGGAAGTTTATCCGACTCCATGTAACGGTATGATTTGATGTTTGTCATTTCCTTTATTTGAGTTGTTTGTTTGTCTGTTTGTTTGTTTGCTACATTTATCTTTTAGGTATTTtgcatattttcctttttctgttctTGTCATCTTCGAGTTCCATTAAAACCCATGCTCTGTagtctaacccaaaggtccttaGAGTTACTCAGGCACGAGGGAACTCTCAATTCCCTGGTTGAAAGCTAGATAAGGTAATATTAGTCTCATTTGAATCTgcgtcaaaggttctggcacgctTGCACCTACACCATCCTTGCCCCAAAttgtgagagtgttggaaaagcaccaacacattttggcatgCCCAGTGGGACCCTTATAGACTTAGGAGTTACAATGGGGCCAAAGAAGGAAACGGCATGGACTCACAAAAGGAAGGAAGTGGTCATAGAGGACGAACTGGTGAACCCTACGGCCTTTAAAGATGGTCATGAGACTAAAGGGACCGATTCACAAGACACCGGTAGTACTAAGGAGCCATCGCATCAGTTTGCAATTGCATGCACGATGCCCTTGAACATGTGTCCACAGACATGAGGCACTTAGTGACCGCTATCAGGTTGATCGCTGAGGATATACACCATATGATCACGGTGGTGAATCAGTCCACGGATAGCCAGTAAGTCCATTTCGGTCTATTCCTTAGCAGTCAGGAGACCCATTTTGAACAGCTCATTATGGTCTTGACAACCCAGAGCCAATTCAGCCATTGGGGCTTCTTCCCCTTGAGGCGGCGGCCCCCCAGAGCGATGGACACAATATGGACACAGGCCAATCAGGCTGTGTTCAACAAGCCATGTTCTTCAGAAGTTCCAGTCAGAACCCGGTCGCTGGTGAACAATGTATGGGAATCCCTTGTATCAAATTGGATCTCGAACTCTCGTGGGTACGACAGGTTTCCCAGCCAACGCTGTGACCATGATAAGGGCACAATCTTACCCAACCTATGTGGCCTCGTTGGGGGCAAATGGAAGCTATAGGCCGACAGGGGCGTTTGATGGCCACACAGCCAACACAACGCCTTTGGGAGGAAGCGACCCCGCTGGTTTCGTAGGGGCACACCATGGCCCTACTATTAATGTGACCTCGCTAGGGGCAAGCACTCGTCCCAATCCCGTGGCAACAGGGGTAAACGTTGTTCCTTTAGGAGGTTATCACGCCTAAAGCCAGGCCAGGACATCTCTTCCTAGTCTAAGCCCGAGGTAGCCAGGATATGGCACAAGGCTGGAGGATCTTGTCGGTCAGACACATGTCATATGGTCTACGATGGGCTAATGGGGGTAGGGATTGAACCCTGTAGCACATCAGACCCTTCCCCAAGGCAATAGGGTCATGGTCAACTAGGAAGAGTTGACCCGTCTAATTCAGGATATTATTGATCCGGCATACAGGCCAATAACACGGCCCATTTATAGAAAACCCTACTCAGATTACTTGGATAATATAGAT is a window encoding:
- the LOC122665452 gene encoding uncharacterized protein LOC122665452 translates to MTIKSMMTSIQGQFGIVVHKLQCNRAKQIAKGEHWGNHIAAYYKLPAYCEMLLNKNSGSVVLLHPEVRHDFNEDPTFQRLFICLDACKKGFVSGCGPFIGLDGCHLKGRYGRIMLSAVSVDGNNCLFPLAFAIVEGLIHAISSIFSGAHHRTCGRHLYSNFKASFPRLLLKSLFWKAAQASSVWVYERAIKKMKYTNVEAHDWLLRNPPSTWSIHAFDTRTKCDHVTNNMIESFNSWIGPMRNKTILSLIDDIRGKLMIRLREKYIFTCSVEGKVTPSMKKKLKLIVSNARFCHAQFAGENQYEVIDGSTRFTVNLSTQHCDCGVWRISGIPCKHEITCIRE